A window from Thiohalorhabdus sp. Cl-TMA encodes these proteins:
- a CDS encoding Wzz/FepE/Etk N-terminal domain-containing protein produces MADQDTAEYRRPPAEDEIDLADLVGVLYRRRWLIVGTTLVVFLAAVAYALTLPAKYNMESFLSIGQMEGEFLEKPEAIPAKIRSLTRVYQVNNKEAFKKQGVGVGEGDISTSVQGGGIIRFAFNEVPKSPLLTELMHSVNSQIVEQHKGQIQGRQARLREEIKGLKEQRAQLQERKQALNARLEQATEEQSGDVTVIRQLLDSVRMNLNDLGGRLSEAQANLAAISPTEVVMEPTYSENPVAPSTRMIAALGLVLGGFMAVFLAFLVEFWVNNRDRIKGTG; encoded by the coding sequence ATGGCCGACCAGGACACAGCGGAATACCGCCGCCCCCCCGCCGAAGACGAGATCGATCTGGCCGATCTGGTGGGCGTGCTCTACCGGCGCCGATGGTTGATCGTCGGTACCACCCTGGTGGTTTTCCTGGCGGCGGTGGCCTATGCCCTGACCCTGCCGGCCAAATACAACATGGAAAGCTTCCTGAGCATTGGCCAGATGGAGGGCGAGTTTCTGGAGAAGCCGGAAGCCATCCCCGCCAAGATCCGTTCCCTAACCCGGGTCTACCAAGTCAACAATAAAGAGGCTTTCAAAAAGCAGGGTGTTGGAGTCGGGGAGGGTGATATTTCTACCTCCGTTCAGGGTGGGGGAATTATCCGGTTCGCCTTCAATGAAGTGCCGAAATCTCCGCTGTTGACCGAGCTCATGCACTCGGTGAATTCCCAGATCGTCGAGCAGCACAAGGGCCAGATTCAAGGCCGCCAAGCTAGGCTACGGGAGGAGATCAAGGGGCTCAAGGAGCAGCGTGCCCAGTTACAGGAAAGGAAGCAGGCACTCAATGCCCGCCTGGAGCAGGCCACGGAGGAGCAATCCGGGGATGTAACCGTTATTCGCCAGCTGCTCGACTCGGTGCGCATGAACCTGAACGACCTGGGCGGTCGGCTCTCGGAGGCCCAGGCCAATCTCGCGGCCATCTCCCCAACGGAGGTGGTGATGGAGCCCACCTATTCGGAGAATCCCGTGGCCCCGAGTACCCGGATGATCGCCGCCCTCGGCCTGGTACTCGGCGGGTTTATGGCGGTCTTCCTGGCTTTCCTGGTGGAGTTCTGGGTGAACAATCGGGATCGGATCAAAGGGACCGGCTGA
- a CDS encoding MotA/TolQ/ExbB proton channel family protein, with product MAESIWTGWWAESGWVIRAVFLVLVTLSILSWTVILAKFGRYAGILRAEQAATTLLDSERTNHALLNELRVHLPTRNLLASAMKIHQRTTVPVRERATMAAHLERWLGEQRLQLGNNLTFLATIGNSAPFIGLFGTVWGIMGALQTLGAVEALTIEAVAGPVGEALVATAAGLFTAIPAVIGYNLLVRWQNRIMATVAANAERIMDRVLAQEQQA from the coding sequence TTGGCGGAAAGCATCTGGACGGGATGGTGGGCGGAATCCGGCTGGGTGATCCGGGCGGTATTCCTGGTCCTGGTCACGCTCTCGATACTCAGCTGGACTGTGATCCTGGCCAAGTTCGGCCGATACGCCGGCATCCTGCGGGCGGAGCAAGCGGCCACTACCCTGCTGGACAGCGAGCGCACCAACCACGCGCTTCTGAACGAGCTTCGCGTGCATCTGCCCACCCGGAACCTGCTGGCCTCCGCCATGAAGATCCACCAGCGGACCACGGTACCGGTGCGGGAGCGCGCCACCATGGCCGCGCACCTGGAACGGTGGCTGGGCGAGCAGCGCCTGCAGCTGGGCAACAACCTCACCTTCCTGGCCACCATCGGCAACTCCGCACCCTTCATCGGCCTGTTCGGCACCGTCTGGGGCATTATGGGCGCCCTGCAGACCTTGGGCGCCGTGGAGGCCCTGACCATCGAGGCCGTTGCCGGGCCCGTAGGCGAGGCGCTGGTGGCCACCGCCGCCGGGCTGTTCACCGCCATCCCGGCGGTTATCGGCTACAACCTCCTGGTACGGTGGCAGAATCGCATCATGGCCACCGTGGCCGCCAATGCCGAGCGGATCATGGACCGGGTGCTCGCACAA
- a CDS encoding energy transducer TonB: MDSPPPEPLQPRPGRRYLPALVAFVWAVALHVALAAGLVGLPGQPPQLHSGPEGFEVVNLPGKTKPPKPAEKEPTPEAQEPEPETAEREAPEPPPEPRETEPAPQPEPQKTDPDAALPKPEETPPRTKTAEAPLKRKVAPQKPPEPRVAQTEPEKPEPEPDPKPKPKPDPKPKPEPDPKPEPEPTPEEKSQPEEKPSRQTDEPTETTAKRQPQPDKASDQSGSGGQYQAPSANSEYRDNPPPSYPLRARRRALEGTVQLRVRVSPKGEPLEVSVAESSGHAILDRTAKEAVRDWRFEPATRGGQPVEGTVKVPVRFRLSSG, encoded by the coding sequence ATGGACAGCCCACCACCCGAGCCCCTACAGCCGCGACCGGGTCGACGCTACCTGCCCGCGCTGGTGGCCTTCGTCTGGGCCGTGGCCCTGCACGTGGCCCTGGCGGCCGGACTCGTGGGCCTGCCCGGACAGCCGCCGCAGCTCCACTCGGGACCGGAAGGCTTCGAGGTGGTCAATCTTCCGGGCAAGACCAAGCCCCCGAAGCCCGCTGAAAAGGAGCCCACCCCCGAGGCGCAAGAACCCGAGCCCGAAACCGCCGAACGGGAAGCCCCCGAGCCGCCACCGGAACCGCGGGAAACGGAGCCGGCCCCCCAGCCAGAGCCCCAAAAGACGGATCCGGATGCGGCGCTTCCGAAGCCGGAGGAGACGCCGCCCCGGACCAAGACCGCGGAGGCGCCCCTGAAGCGCAAGGTGGCGCCGCAGAAGCCCCCGGAGCCCCGGGTAGCCCAAACCGAACCGGAAAAACCGGAGCCCGAGCCGGATCCCAAACCCAAGCCAAAACCGGATCCGAAACCAAAGCCGGAGCCCGACCCGAAGCCCGAGCCTGAACCGACGCCGGAGGAGAAATCCCAACCGGAGGAAAAGCCTTCCCGGCAAACGGACGAGCCGACCGAAACCACGGCGAAACGGCAGCCCCAGCCGGATAAGGCGAGCGACCAATCCGGCTCCGGAGGGCAGTACCAGGCGCCCAGCGCCAACTCCGAATACCGGGACAACCCCCCGCCCAGCTACCCCTTGCGGGCACGACGGCGGGCCCTGGAAGGAACGGTTCAGCTGCGCGTCCGCGTCAGTCCCAAGGGCGAGCCTCTGGAGGTCAGCGTCGCCGAGAGCTCGGGGCACGCGATTCTGGATCGCACGGCCAAGGAGGCCGTGCGGGACTGGCGATTCGAGCCCGCCACCCGCGGGGGACAGCCGGTCGAGGGCACCGTCAAGGTCCCGGTCCGATTCCGGCTATCGAGCGGATAA
- a CDS encoding TolC family protein, producing the protein MRFILLPFLGLLGTGLLVAAQAHAQDLPAPGARVPRVAENPKPTEPPSPLGLEAAIHWAVEHHPAIRRARSQVDERKGKALQADRWFPEDAELAVKGDIRSTVDNGESDISVRLGQPLWIAGQGQFLASAARARVRGAERHQAYTHALVTARTRQAFLQALVAQEAVRMVQRTVRRTRDFRSALLRGPEELSPMARNAVDVAAHRVQAALVRMKRRQEHARLALLEQLALPPDVNLEIRGRLAAPPLQLPERETLMKAALRRRQDLAEVAQEVVAEREDLKLARRRRIPNPTIYWAYSVESGDRQSRLGVSFPFSLRRFQRGSRQAAAEQVTQAEVSQEALRLTIRRQVHEAITDYRAARQLVDILRERTYRKAAESLDQALRRFRAGSMGPGDITATLDNLMTVRQEHIEALQELVAAGTALEQATGGLLVMGQYPSSQAENRSTLVSHGKGDEE; encoded by the coding sequence ATGCGCTTTATCCTCCTGCCCTTTCTCGGCCTGCTCGGTACGGGCCTTCTGGTTGCCGCCCAGGCTCATGCTCAGGACCTGCCTGCCCCCGGTGCCCGCGTGCCCCGGGTAGCTGAGAACCCGAAGCCCACCGAACCCCCCAGCCCCCTCGGCCTGGAAGCCGCCATCCACTGGGCCGTGGAGCACCATCCGGCCATCCGTCGCGCCCGTTCCCAGGTGGATGAGCGAAAGGGCAAGGCCCTGCAGGCGGATCGGTGGTTCCCCGAAGACGCCGAGCTAGCCGTGAAGGGGGATATCCGCAGCACGGTGGATAACGGAGAATCGGATATCAGTGTCCGTCTGGGCCAACCGCTCTGGATCGCCGGGCAGGGCCAGTTCCTGGCCTCGGCGGCGCGGGCGCGAGTCCGCGGCGCCGAGCGGCATCAGGCCTATACGCACGCCCTGGTCACCGCCCGGACTCGCCAGGCGTTCCTGCAAGCCTTGGTGGCCCAGGAAGCGGTGCGCATGGTGCAGCGGACGGTGCGGCGCACGCGGGATTTCCGCTCCGCCCTGCTCCGGGGTCCGGAGGAGCTCTCCCCCATGGCCCGGAATGCCGTGGACGTCGCCGCCCACCGGGTGCAGGCCGCCCTGGTGCGCATGAAGCGGCGCCAGGAGCATGCCCGTCTGGCGCTCCTCGAACAGCTTGCCCTGCCCCCGGACGTCAACCTGGAAATTCGCGGCCGGCTGGCGGCGCCGCCCCTGCAGCTTCCCGAGCGGGAGACCCTGATGAAGGCGGCCCTGCGGCGGCGCCAGGACCTCGCCGAGGTGGCCCAGGAGGTGGTCGCGGAGCGCGAGGACCTGAAGCTGGCCCGGCGCCGGCGCATCCCCAACCCCACCATCTACTGGGCCTACAGCGTGGAGTCCGGGGACCGGCAATCCCGGCTCGGGGTCTCCTTTCCCTTCTCCCTGCGACGCTTTCAGCGCGGCTCTCGCCAGGCCGCAGCGGAACAGGTCACCCAGGCGGAGGTTTCCCAGGAGGCCCTGCGGCTCACCATCCGTCGTCAGGTGCACGAGGCCATCACCGATTACCGCGCCGCCCGGCAGCTGGTGGACATCCTGCGGGAGCGGACCTACCGCAAGGCCGCGGAGAGCCTGGACCAAGCCCTGCGGCGTTTCCGGGCCGGCTCCATGGGACCGGGCGACATCACCGCCACCCTCGATAACCTCATGACCGTCCGGCAGGAGCACATTGAAGCCCTGCAGGAGCTGGTGGCGGCCGGAACCGCCCTCGAGCAGGCCACCGGCGGCCTGCTGGTCATGGGGCAATACCCGAGCTCGCAAGCCGAAAACCGGAGCACGCTCGTCAGCCACGGGAAGGGCGACGAGGAGTGA